A region from the Falco cherrug isolate bFalChe1 chromosome 17, bFalChe1.pri, whole genome shotgun sequence genome encodes:
- the LOC102058897 gene encoding LOW QUALITY PROTEIN: coiled-coil domain-containing protein 153 (The sequence of the model RefSeq protein was modified relative to this genomic sequence to represent the inferred CDS: inserted 2 bases in 2 codons; substituted 1 base at 1 genomic stop codon), protein MLHPVRRALRSGSWSQVLGSEHRDRLLVPPVVMTFVPFPLPWLPEMTWQYQELQKQVAAHSQRLEAKVKSLQEQLAARLRESQQTQEXATXALAQRDRTIXQLQGRLDAVDMEYEILHVSSLDLVLAKMAEASQHWEEVGTAVAIEYKELLKEFGLSPLGIQCPGAPRTGQALSPYLPVSTPGELPTSTSQRPSYPRWVREGGSCLPLGCPAVSQSSP, encoded by the exons ATGCTTCACCCCGTGAGGAGAGCCCTCAGATCAGGCTCCTGGTCACAGGTGCTGGGATCGGAGCACAGGGACCGCCTGCTTGTCCCTCCTGTAGTCATGACGTTtgtccccttcccccttccctggcTCCCAGAAATGACTTGGCAGtaccaggagctgcagaagcaggtaGCAGCCCACAGCCAGCGCTTGGAAGCGAAGGTGAAgagcctgcaggagcagcttg CCGCCAGGCTCCGGGAGAGCCAGCAGACCCAGG ATGCCACCTAGGCATTAGCGCAGAGGGACAGGACCA gccagctgcagggcaggctggatgCCGTGGACATGGAGTATGAGATCCTCCACGTGA GTAGCCTGGACCTTGTGCTGGCCAAGATGGCAGAGGCCAGCCAGCACTGGGAAGAAGTAGGAACAGCCGTTGCCATAGAGTACAAGGAGCTCCTGAAGGAGTTCGGTCTCAGCCCCCTGGGGATACAGTGCCCTGGGGCTCCCAGGACAGGCCAGGCTCTCAGCCCCTACCTCCCTGTCAGCACACCTGGAGAGCTTCCCACATCCACTTCCCAGCGCCCCAGCTACCCGCGCTGGGTAAGAGAAGGCGGGTCCTGTCTGCCCCTGGGATGCCCTGCTGTGTCACAGTCCTCTCCATAA